From the genome of Polyangiaceae bacterium, one region includes:
- a CDS encoding DUF2169 domain-containing protein codes for MEVVSHSPLPVASQLWQTRPGSWVLTFVAKVTFDLQPGKAQLAADQEPIHEHDCYWDDDPARSVYAPSDLAPLKTRADVLLVGSAYAPKGQAVRSLFARLIVGDLDKSIEVHLDRVFGPDGSLIEGSRFSRMSLSYERAAGGPETMNPIGVRLDVRDMHGRIKIPNLQPPGMNVHAPGVAILPVGFGPIAATWPIRANRLGRYASTWSSFSLAATPLPDDLDRSFFNSAPLDQQLVDIAEDARIVMENMHPEWPRLVTNLPGLRPRAVLEGRGGIHPLKMRADTLWIDTDRAIACLTFRSHRSLERYDEPGRISITLEEAMASVAPPSPSPIQHTRPSIELPLPKKSKATTLIPNSPEEQAIKESLRQAGALPFLPASTPAAPSREERPAMAGGLPFGNVKPAGGHAIADERTSSGGGLPFVQPTPPRAPATNAPPPPPPRGAPPGWPVSGAGAPPPPVPSPVPPVPPAVVSPLPAAPPPLPAVVVPPVPPPVPPPRASQQGTAARQDDSVWGSGLSRGGEAPAAQSIGQVVVAAASAAAHVAPQDAASGVLGASNAAAGPSQSSTGKREEVRASAATAIANSGVRASSRLDAREVLHLVWYHADSVARICKVPVWRAILQEMEQKPADDDLDDPAPNRDPIEIEDMRDIFEILARAASEDVAELADELTAAVRPGNKFVPPLLLLAGEVSFPFDERETLKAAVAIATPLATTDEPFKNAVREAKEFLAGGADQMCPGPLAESHTARIREAFQRSRRSVPADTLDLQIERALLEGRHYQKRQVLGMNAIRALMHTTTGNSNVRPAPIYIPDDIAKKLPLFQRFRTRIIVELYFQEDQYEAHPAALKALAIGRVQQYPEQKK; via the coding sequence ATGGAGGTCGTTTCCCATTCGCCGCTGCCGGTCGCGTCGCAACTTTGGCAAACTCGTCCGGGCTCGTGGGTTCTGACGTTCGTTGCCAAGGTGACGTTCGACCTTCAGCCTGGCAAGGCGCAGCTTGCAGCGGACCAGGAACCGATTCACGAGCACGACTGCTACTGGGACGACGATCCTGCGCGCAGCGTGTATGCTCCGAGTGATCTGGCGCCGCTGAAGACGCGTGCCGACGTCCTGCTCGTCGGCTCCGCGTATGCGCCCAAAGGTCAAGCCGTGCGATCCTTGTTTGCCCGGCTCATCGTCGGTGACCTCGACAAGTCCATCGAAGTGCACTTGGATCGCGTGTTCGGGCCTGATGGATCGCTCATCGAGGGGTCGCGGTTTTCGCGCATGTCGCTTTCGTATGAACGCGCGGCGGGCGGGCCCGAAACGATGAACCCGATCGGGGTTCGTCTCGACGTACGCGACATGCACGGTCGGATCAAGATTCCAAACTTGCAGCCTCCGGGCATGAACGTTCATGCGCCGGGTGTGGCCATTCTTCCGGTTGGTTTTGGTCCCATTGCCGCAACGTGGCCGATCCGTGCGAATCGACTCGGTCGATATGCATCCACGTGGTCGTCGTTTTCATTGGCAGCCACGCCTCTTCCCGACGACCTCGATCGCTCGTTCTTCAACAGCGCTCCGCTCGATCAACAATTGGTCGACATTGCGGAGGATGCGCGCATCGTCATGGAGAACATGCATCCGGAATGGCCGCGCCTCGTGACCAACCTTCCGGGGCTCCGCCCGCGCGCGGTGCTGGAAGGCCGAGGTGGCATTCATCCGCTCAAGATGCGAGCGGATACGTTGTGGATCGATACGGATCGAGCCATTGCATGTTTGACGTTTCGCAGCCATCGGTCGCTCGAACGTTACGACGAGCCAGGCCGCATCTCCATTACGCTCGAAGAAGCGATGGCATCCGTGGCGCCGCCGTCGCCGTCCCCCATTCAACATACGCGTCCGAGCATCGAATTGCCATTGCCGAAAAAATCCAAAGCGACGACGCTCATTCCAAACAGCCCCGAAGAGCAGGCCATCAAAGAGAGCCTCCGGCAAGCTGGTGCATTGCCGTTTTTGCCGGCATCGACGCCCGCTGCGCCTTCGAGGGAAGAGCGACCCGCAATGGCAGGAGGTTTGCCGTTTGGAAACGTCAAGCCTGCTGGCGGTCACGCGATTGCGGACGAACGCACGTCTTCGGGCGGAGGCCTTCCGTTTGTCCAGCCAACCCCGCCGCGAGCTCCGGCAACGAATGCGCCGCCCCCGCCACCTCCGCGCGGAGCGCCTCCAGGATGGCCCGTTTCAGGGGCAGGCGCGCCTCCTCCGCCCGTGCCGTCGCCCGTCCCGCCGGTGCCTCCCGCCGTCGTGTCTCCATTGCCTGCAGCGCCACCGCCATTGCCTGCGGTCGTCGTGCCTCCCGTGCCGCCTCCGGTGCCGCCTCCGCGGGCTTCGCAACAAGGCACTGCGGCAAGGCAGGACGATAGCGTATGGGGATCGGGGCTCAGCCGAGGTGGCGAGGCTCCGGCGGCGCAATCGATTGGGCAAGTCGTCGTCGCAGCGGCATCGGCCGCGGCGCACGTTGCGCCTCAAGATGCTGCGTCCGGCGTGCTCGGGGCATCCAATGCGGCGGCGGGTCCGTCGCAATCGTCCACGGGCAAACGCGAGGAAGTCCGAGCATCTGCGGCGACGGCCATTGCAAATAGCGGCGTTCGAGCGTCTTCGCGGCTGGATGCGCGCGAAGTATTGCATTTGGTTTGGTATCACGCCGACAGCGTCGCGCGCATTTGCAAGGTGCCGGTTTGGCGCGCCATTCTTCAAGAAATGGAGCAAAAACCGGCCGACGATGACCTCGACGATCCTGCACCGAATCGAGATCCCATCGAAATCGAAGACATGCGCGATATCTTCGAAATATTGGCGCGCGCAGCTTCCGAAGACGTCGCCGAGCTCGCGGACGAGCTCACCGCGGCGGTTCGTCCGGGAAATAAGTTCGTCCCGCCGCTCTTGCTCTTGGCTGGTGAAGTGTCGTTTCCCTTCGACGAACGAGAAACGTTGAAGGCCGCCGTGGCCATTGCGACGCCGCTGGCGACGACCGACGAACCTTTCAAAAATGCCGTACGTGAAGCGAAAGAATTTTTGGCGGGCGGCGCAGATCAAATGTGTCCGGGACCCTTGGCCGAAAGCCATACGGCGCGTATTCGCGAAGCATTTCAGCGCAGTCGTCGCAGCGTCCCCGCCGATACGCTCGACCTGCAAATCGAGCGGGCGCTTCTCGAGGGGCGACATTATCAAAAGCGTCAAGTTCTGGGCATGAACGCCATTCGGGCGCTCATGCATACGACGACGGGCAATAGCAACGTGCGTCCGGCTCCGATCTACATTCCGGACGATATCGCGAAAAAACTGCCTCTATTTCAGCGGTTCCGGACGCGGATCATCGTGGAGCTTTATTTCCAGGAGGATCAATACGAAGCGCATCCCGCGGCGCTCAAGGCCCTGGCCATTGGTCGAGTGCAGCAATATCCGGAGCAGAAGAAGTGA
- a CDS encoding dienelactone hydrolase family protein: MYEPIKFAKTGGGDATGELVAPEGEGKAPGVVLIQEWWGLNGQIRHVAAKLAREGFVVAIPDLYHGRWTTDAGEAQQLMTALDWSVAVAELGGAAAFLQNHPRCSGNVGVMGFCLGGALTFATAATSPDVKAAVAYYGLASQESFDHSKIKAPMLAHFASKDDWASPDKAKALVEAMNARGQSIELHIYEAGHAFANEGRKDVYVPDAAALSWSRTTAFLHKHLG, encoded by the coding sequence ATGTACGAACCGATCAAGTTTGCGAAGACGGGCGGCGGAGATGCAACGGGCGAGCTCGTAGCGCCGGAAGGCGAAGGAAAAGCGCCGGGCGTCGTGCTCATTCAGGAATGGTGGGGCCTGAACGGCCAGATTCGGCACGTTGCCGCAAAACTCGCACGCGAAGGGTTCGTCGTGGCGATCCCCGACCTGTACCACGGTCGTTGGACGACGGACGCGGGCGAAGCGCAACAGCTCATGACGGCGCTCGACTGGAGCGTGGCGGTGGCCGAGCTGGGTGGAGCGGCGGCGTTTTTGCAGAATCACCCGCGATGTTCGGGAAACGTGGGCGTGATGGGTTTCTGCTTGGGCGGCGCGTTGACGTTTGCCACGGCTGCGACGTCGCCCGACGTGAAGGCAGCGGTCGCATATTACGGTCTCGCGTCGCAAGAATCGTTCGATCACTCGAAGATCAAGGCCCCCATGTTGGCGCACTTCGCCAGCAAGGACGACTGGGCGAGCCCGGACAAGGCAAAGGCGCTCGTGGAGGCGATGAACGCACGCGGACAATCGATCGAGCTTCACATCTACGAGGCTGGGCACGCATTCGCGAACGAAGGACGCAAGGATGTGTACGTGCCCGATGCGGCCGCGCTTTCATGGAGCCGAACGACGGCATTTTTGCACAAGCACCTTGGCTGA
- a CDS encoding nucleotidyltransferase domain-containing protein — protein MFPLAPHTIFITLAGSQAHGTAREGSDVDLRGVCIAPLPVRLSLFRTFEQHEGPLDEPLEAVVLPHLQAHPTASRALHVKMESVIFDLSKFIGLCSVANPNALEILFADERDWMLEAPPWRKLHTARHRFLTKKVKQTFHGYAMAQLKKIKTHRSWLLEPPTKKPTREEFGLPAASSTSSRDDQNRIEQSIAEMIRSYGIDDIDMPKATRIAIEERLEAFYRDALAASETDVEERMRAVATLALHLPADVVVTLNAEKRYRAAMKHWESYQTWKAERNPARAELERKYGYDTKHATHLVRLMRMAVEILERGELFVRRPDAAELNAIRDGAWTFDALLGQTESLRLQMEDAARRSALPADVDRPFVDALACEMMGA, from the coding sequence ATGTTCCCCCTCGCTCCGCACACCATTTTCATCACGCTCGCTGGCAGCCAAGCGCATGGAACCGCTCGCGAAGGCTCCGATGTCGACTTGCGCGGCGTGTGCATTGCGCCCCTGCCGGTGCGCTTGTCGCTTTTTCGCACGTTCGAACAACACGAAGGGCCGCTCGATGAGCCGCTCGAAGCCGTCGTTCTGCCGCATTTGCAAGCACATCCGACCGCATCTCGAGCTCTCCATGTCAAAATGGAATCCGTCATCTTCGACCTTTCAAAGTTCATTGGCCTCTGCTCGGTCGCCAACCCGAATGCGCTCGAAATTCTCTTTGCCGACGAACGCGATTGGATGCTCGAGGCGCCCCCATGGAGAAAACTCCACACTGCCCGTCATCGATTCCTGACGAAAAAAGTGAAGCAGACCTTTCATGGGTATGCGATGGCGCAGCTCAAGAAAATAAAAACGCACAGGTCATGGCTGCTCGAACCTCCCACGAAAAAACCGACGCGCGAAGAATTTGGATTGCCCGCGGCGAGCAGCACGTCGAGTCGCGACGATCAAAATCGAATCGAACAAAGCATTGCCGAAATGATTCGTAGTTATGGCATCGACGACATCGACATGCCCAAAGCGACTCGAATTGCCATCGAAGAGCGCCTGGAAGCTTTTTATCGAGATGCCTTGGCGGCGTCGGAAACCGACGTGGAAGAACGAATGCGAGCTGTCGCGACCCTTGCGCTGCACCTGCCCGCGGACGTCGTCGTCACGCTGAATGCCGAAAAGCGGTATCGCGCAGCAATGAAGCATTGGGAATCGTATCAAACGTGGAAAGCCGAACGGAATCCGGCCCGCGCGGAGCTCGAACGAAAATATGGATACGATACGAAACACGCCACGCACCTCGTGCGGCTCATGCGTATGGCCGTGGAAATCCTCGAACGAGGCGAGCTTTTCGTGCGGCGTCCCGATGCGGCCGAATTGAATGCGATTCGTGATGGAGCGTGGACATTCGATGCGCTGCTCGGGCAAACGGAGAGTCTGCGTCTGCAAATGGAGGATGCAGCTCGGCGGAGCGCGCTGCCGGCGGACGTCGATAGGCCGTTCGTCGATGCGCTTGCTTGCGAGATGATGGGCGCCTGA
- a CDS encoding TldD/PmbA family protein produces the protein MGAATVAVASTNGFLLGCTGQALEKPTLAAGANPKKPSYFDRFGVNETMMREGLTEALAHGGDKADLFFQHRVFNVLVLEDGEVNRASTQVELGVGVRVVRGDQTGYAFTEELTRDAILRAAKTAAAVADGPARPGPKEFAISGSPQRYAIDVTWDGVKPGQKLPILDGINAAVFKADGRVKKVTIALMDEAGAILIADSEGRIIEDIRPMTAMYVSCVAEQGGRRESNGYNVAGRRGLDFYSTDLLGRVVREAVSRTTVLFDAAPAPTGEMPVVLAAGSSGILLHEAIGHGMEADFNRKGTSIYSDKIGKPVAKPFVSIVDDATPEHARGAINVDDEGNPAGVTTLVDKGILTTYLHDAISAKHYGLQPTGNGRRESYQHAPMPRMRATYMLPGPHERDEIVASVKQGIYCQSFSNGQVNIGAGDFTFYVKNGFLIENGKLTRPIKDVNIIGNGPKVLEKIDMVGKDLVIDEGGWTCGKNGQGVPVSQGIPTVRVASITVGGQAQKQG, from the coding sequence ATGGGCGCTGCGACGGTAGCCGTGGCTTCCACGAACGGGTTTCTCCTCGGGTGCACGGGACAAGCGCTCGAAAAACCAACGCTTGCCGCGGGGGCGAACCCGAAAAAGCCGTCGTACTTCGATCGATTCGGCGTGAACGAAACGATGATGCGCGAAGGGCTGACCGAAGCGCTGGCGCACGGTGGGGACAAGGCGGACCTGTTTTTCCAGCACCGGGTGTTCAACGTGCTGGTGCTGGAAGATGGCGAGGTCAATCGAGCATCGACGCAGGTCGAGCTTGGGGTGGGCGTGCGCGTCGTGCGCGGCGATCAAACGGGTTATGCGTTTACGGAGGAGCTCACGCGAGACGCGATCCTACGGGCGGCAAAAACGGCGGCCGCCGTGGCCGATGGTCCCGCGCGCCCTGGGCCGAAAGAATTTGCGATCAGTGGATCACCTCAAAGGTACGCGATCGACGTGACGTGGGACGGGGTGAAACCGGGGCAAAAGCTGCCGATTCTGGATGGAATCAATGCAGCGGTGTTCAAAGCCGATGGGCGCGTCAAAAAGGTCACCATTGCGCTCATGGATGAAGCGGGCGCGATTTTGATTGCCGACAGCGAAGGGCGGATCATCGAAGACATCCGACCCATGACGGCGATGTACGTTTCGTGCGTGGCCGAGCAAGGCGGGCGGCGAGAATCGAATGGATACAACGTCGCCGGTCGCCGGGGGCTCGATTTTTATTCGACGGACCTTTTGGGTCGCGTCGTTCGGGAAGCGGTATCGCGCACGACGGTGCTCTTCGATGCGGCGCCCGCTCCGACGGGCGAAATGCCGGTGGTGCTCGCAGCGGGTTCGTCGGGCATTTTGCTGCACGAAGCGATTGGGCACGGAATGGAGGCAGACTTCAATCGCAAGGGGACGTCGATCTATTCGGACAAGATTGGCAAGCCGGTCGCAAAGCCGTTCGTGAGCATCGTGGACGATGCGACGCCGGAGCATGCGCGCGGGGCCATCAACGTGGACGACGAGGGCAATCCGGCGGGCGTGACGACGCTCGTGGACAAGGGCATTTTGACGACGTACTTGCACGACGCGATTTCTGCAAAGCATTATGGTTTGCAGCCGACGGGCAATGGGCGGCGGGAGAGTTACCAACATGCGCCGATGCCGCGCATGCGCGCGACGTACATGCTGCCTGGGCCGCACGAGCGGGATGAAATCGTGGCGTCGGTGAAGCAGGGTATTTATTGCCAATCGTTCTCGAATGGGCAGGTGAACATCGGAGCCGGGGACTTTACGTTTTACGTGAAGAACGGGTTCCTCATCGAGAATGGTAAATTGACGCGGCCGATCAAGGACGTGAACATCATCGGCAATGGCCCGAAGGTGCTCGAGAAAATCGACATGGTCGGCAAGGACCTGGTAATCGACGAGGGCGGCTGGACGTGCGGGAAGAATGGGCAAGGCGTGCCCGTGTCGCAGGGCATTCCGACGGTGCGCGTCGCATCGATCACGGTGGGCGGACAAGCCCAGAAGCAGGGCTGA
- a CDS encoding type II toxin-antitoxin system VapC family toxin yields MIGLDTNVLVRFLVEDDEVQTAKAAALIEKAIDENSTLFISDVVLCETVWVLSSCYRFSRPEITTVLRKLLEADHLSFAPMSRHAHALTAYAAGKGDFADYVIREQCVVAGCSVVATFDQALLKESGYQSP; encoded by the coding sequence ATGATAGGATTGGATACGAACGTCCTCGTGCGGTTTCTCGTGGAAGACGACGAGGTCCAGACGGCGAAGGCAGCAGCCCTCATCGAGAAAGCGATTGACGAGAATTCAACGTTATTCATTTCGGACGTCGTGCTTTGCGAAACCGTGTGGGTTTTATCCTCTTGCTATCGCTTCTCACGACCCGAGATCACTACGGTGCTTCGAAAGTTACTCGAAGCCGACCATTTGTCATTCGCGCCCATGAGCCGCCACGCTCATGCGCTAACGGCCTATGCGGCTGGCAAAGGCGACTTTGCCGATTACGTTATTCGCGAGCAGTGCGTTGTTGCAGGCTGCTCCGTTGTGGCAACGTTCGATCAAGCATTGCTCAAAGAATCCGGTTACCAATCGCCATAA
- a CDS encoding Uma2 family endonuclease, with protein MTILTVVTCLKWAWRDRKNYFIGSNLSIYYYVTDPRSGAKRHKKLVFRGPDFFVVLNPFPKKLRNSWLVDNEGGKYPDIIVEILSTKTRHKDVGEKKEIYEKVFKTHEYFLVDPKKRAITGYRLSQGKYALVEPTKEGLVFSERLGLYLGMHDEPEHQDKIARFFGPDRQPLALPPEELLRQMSLVEKQKQRVREAEARALRAEREKAELIEKLRSLGVNVDELKSK; from the coding sequence GTGACGATTCTCACGGTGGTCACTTGTTTGAAGTGGGCATGGCGTGATCGAAAGAATTATTTCATTGGCTCCAATTTGAGCATTTATTATTACGTGACCGATCCCAGGTCCGGGGCGAAGCGTCATAAAAAGCTCGTATTTCGTGGCCCGGACTTTTTCGTCGTCCTGAATCCTTTTCCCAAAAAGCTGCGCAATAGCTGGCTCGTCGACAACGAGGGCGGCAAGTATCCGGACATCATCGTCGAGATTTTATCGACGAAGACACGTCACAAAGACGTCGGCGAGAAGAAAGAGATTTACGAGAAAGTTTTCAAAACGCACGAATATTTTTTGGTGGATCCCAAAAAGCGTGCCATTACGGGATATCGATTGTCGCAAGGCAAGTACGCGCTCGTCGAGCCCACGAAAGAGGGGCTCGTCTTTAGCGAACGGCTGGGCCTCTACTTGGGAATGCACGACGAGCCCGAGCACCAAGACAAGATTGCGCGGTTTTTTGGCCCGGACAGGCAGCCGCTCGCATTGCCGCCCGAAGAACTGTTGCGACAAATGTCGCTCGTCGAAAAACAAAAGCAGCGCGTACGGGAGGCCGAAGCTCGGGCCCTGCGCGCCGAACGAGAGAAGGCAGAGCTCATTGAAAAACTTCGGTCGCTCGGCGTGAACGTGGACGAATTAAAATCGAAGTGA
- a CDS encoding TldD/PmbA family protein, translating into MANETMLDIAKSAVALAKQKGAAEVAVAVTETRNVDVNWRDGKLEKVAEATSRRLGARLYVDGRYSACTTSDLRPDGLASFFDNAVALTRTLAKDPHRSLPDPSLYGKVAATELQLSDPKIGELTAIDMRRAAQKMEEAARSVPEKAAILSVTSGVSHTATTLTRVQSNGFEGAYSGSVFSMWADVSIQDADGRRPEEGDWAETRFYGDLPDLAMLGRQATNRSLVRRGAKKIGSGVMPVVIENRAGSRFVNYLLAALTGSALQQKRSFLDGLVGKPFGSDKLDIADDPLIARGMGSRPFDIEGMGAKRLPLFEQGVLKNYYIDTYYGKKLGMAPTTMDTSNLSWKLGSKGLDALVSDVKEGVLITSFIGGNSNSTTGDFSVGFHGFAIRGGKIAEPIAEMNLSGKHVDVWKRLVAVGNDPFVHSAYRTPTLVFDGMQVAGT; encoded by the coding sequence ATGGCAAACGAGACGATGCTCGATATTGCAAAAAGTGCCGTGGCGCTGGCCAAGCAAAAGGGCGCTGCCGAAGTCGCCGTGGCGGTGACGGAGACGCGCAACGTGGATGTGAATTGGCGCGACGGGAAGCTCGAAAAGGTTGCCGAAGCGACGAGCCGTCGATTGGGCGCGCGCCTTTACGTGGATGGTCGGTATTCGGCGTGCACGACGAGCGATCTGCGCCCCGATGGGCTCGCGTCATTTTTCGACAATGCCGTGGCCTTGACGCGAACGCTCGCAAAAGACCCGCACCGAAGCTTGCCGGATCCGTCGCTCTACGGAAAAGTCGCGGCAACGGAGCTGCAGCTATCGGATCCGAAAATTGGTGAGCTCACGGCGATCGACATGCGACGCGCGGCGCAAAAAATGGAAGAGGCTGCACGAAGCGTGCCCGAAAAGGCTGCCATTTTGAGCGTGACGTCGGGCGTGAGCCATACGGCGACGACGCTGACGCGCGTGCAATCGAATGGTTTCGAGGGTGCGTATTCGGGTTCGGTGTTCTCGATGTGGGCCGACGTGAGCATTCAGGATGCGGACGGTCGGCGGCCCGAAGAAGGCGATTGGGCGGAGACTCGGTTTTATGGCGATTTGCCGGACCTTGCGATGCTGGGTCGTCAAGCGACGAATCGGTCATTGGTGCGTCGAGGGGCGAAAAAAATCGGGTCGGGGGTGATGCCGGTGGTCATTGAAAACCGCGCGGGCAGCCGATTCGTCAATTACCTGCTGGCGGCGCTCACGGGATCGGCGTTGCAGCAGAAGCGATCGTTTCTCGATGGGCTCGTCGGCAAACCTTTTGGCAGCGACAAACTGGATATTGCCGATGATCCACTCATCGCGCGAGGCATGGGTTCGCGACCGTTCGATATCGAAGGTATGGGGGCCAAGCGCTTGCCGCTCTTCGAGCAGGGTGTCTTGAAAAACTACTACATCGATACGTATTACGGCAAAAAGCTCGGGATGGCGCCGACGACGATGGACACGTCGAACCTTTCGTGGAAGCTCGGATCGAAAGGTCTGGATGCGCTCGTTTCGGACGTGAAAGAAGGGGTGCTCATCACGTCGTTCATTGGAGGGAACTCCAATAGCACGACCGGAGATTTTTCGGTGGGCTTTCATGGGTTTGCGATTCGAGGGGGAAAGATCGCAGAGCCCATTGCCGAAATGAACCTATCGGGTAAGCACGTCGATGTGTGGAAGCGCCTCGTGGCCGTAGGGAATGATCCTTTCGTTCATTCGGCGTACCGCACTCCGACGCTCGTATTCGATGGGATGCAAGTCGCGGGGACGTAA
- a CDS encoding bifunctional homocysteine S-methyltransferase/methylenetetrahydrofolate reductase has protein sequence MSPAPPTSPAKPARFVDAVRRGVLVVDGGMGTQIYERGVLFNVNYEDLVVTRPELVLRIHEDYVRAGAQVVETNTFGANRVRLARHGFSDRVAELNIAAARLARQAVGERGFVAGAIGPTGHVLAPFGDDDRARVRDAFREQTEALVLGGADVIMIETMRQPEELFLAIEGVRLAVGDSLPLIAQVSVDTELMLADGTPIAEAGARLRDAGCDVIGVNCCDGPQVVLSAIEKLVPLGVPLAAIPNAGLPRRVDDRYMYVSTPEYFGVFARRFCKLGVRLVGGCCGTTPEHVRRIAAAARMETSAQACASPEEAPLWLGASDSSPPDSSYVTIEGQTPIAREDKSKFAAKIGKKFVVSVEVNPPIGVDPTPALEAAKKLIDGGVDIINIADGARAQARMSNLAMAVLMQEKLGIETLVHVCGRDRNLLGQVAHLLGAHALGIRNIVVITGDPPKIGDFPDATAVYDLDSVGILRLVTRLNAGIDPGGKPLGGITSFFCATGAEPAALNYEREIDRLRMKKRAGAELIMTQPVYDMNVLERFLRDAEPIGLPILIGILPLASHKNAEFLHNEVPGMQIPTDVRARMQCAGSGATARKEGVAIAREMLSAVRHRVAGAYIMPPLGRYELALEVMDGIV, from the coding sequence ATGTCTCCAGCGCCGCCCACCTCTCCCGCAAAACCTGCACGGTTCGTCGATGCCGTTCGTCGCGGCGTTCTCGTCGTCGACGGCGGCATGGGCACGCAGATCTACGAACGCGGCGTCCTGTTCAACGTCAACTACGAAGACCTCGTCGTCACGCGCCCCGAACTCGTGCTGCGCATCCACGAAGACTACGTGCGGGCAGGCGCGCAGGTTGTCGAGACAAACACCTTTGGTGCCAACCGCGTCCGTCTCGCTCGACACGGCTTCAGCGATCGCGTCGCCGAGCTGAACATCGCAGCCGCTCGCCTTGCGCGACAAGCCGTCGGCGAACGCGGGTTCGTTGCAGGAGCCATCGGCCCGACGGGACACGTGCTCGCGCCGTTCGGCGACGACGATCGCGCACGTGTTCGCGATGCGTTTCGCGAGCAAACCGAAGCCCTCGTGCTGGGCGGTGCCGACGTGATCATGATCGAAACGATGCGGCAGCCCGAGGAGCTGTTTCTCGCCATAGAGGGCGTTCGTCTCGCTGTGGGTGATTCGTTGCCGCTCATTGCCCAGGTCTCTGTCGACACCGAGCTCATGCTTGCCGACGGCACACCCATTGCCGAAGCCGGTGCGCGGCTTCGTGATGCGGGCTGTGATGTCATTGGCGTCAACTGCTGCGATGGTCCGCAGGTCGTTTTGAGCGCCATCGAAAAGCTCGTACCGCTCGGCGTACCTCTTGCCGCGATTCCCAACGCGGGTCTTCCGCGTCGCGTTGACGATCGTTACATGTATGTGTCGACGCCCGAATACTTCGGTGTTTTCGCGCGCCGCTTTTGCAAGCTCGGCGTGCGTCTCGTCGGCGGCTGTTGCGGTACGACGCCCGAACACGTTCGCCGCATTGCCGCGGCGGCCCGAATGGAGACCAGCGCGCAGGCATGCGCTTCGCCTGAAGAAGCGCCGCTTTGGCTGGGCGCTAGCGATAGCTCGCCCCCCGATTCTTCGTACGTCACCATTGAAGGACAAACCCCAATCGCGCGCGAAGACAAAAGCAAATTCGCTGCAAAAATTGGCAAAAAGTTCGTCGTGTCCGTCGAGGTCAACCCGCCCATCGGCGTCGATCCGACGCCTGCGCTCGAAGCTGCAAAGAAACTCATCGATGGAGGCGTCGACATCATCAACATTGCCGACGGCGCGCGCGCGCAGGCTCGCATGTCGAACTTGGCGATGGCCGTGCTCATGCAGGAAAAGCTCGGCATCGAAACGCTCGTGCACGTATGCGGGCGCGACCGCAACCTCCTTGGGCAAGTGGCGCATTTGCTCGGCGCTCATGCGCTCGGTATTCGCAACATCGTCGTCATCACGGGCGATCCGCCGAAAATTGGCGACTTCCCGGACGCGACCGCCGTCTACGACTTGGATTCCGTCGGCATTTTGCGCCTCGTCACGCGCCTCAATGCTGGAATCGACCCCGGCGGCAAACCTTTGGGTGGCATTACATCGTTTTTCTGTGCCACCGGCGCCGAGCCCGCGGCGCTCAATTACGAACGCGAAATCGACCGGCTGCGGATGAAAAAGCGCGCCGGTGCCGAGCTCATCATGACGCAGCCCGTTTACGACATGAACGTGCTCGAACGGTTTTTGCGCGACGCCGAACCGATTGGCCTGCCGATTCTCATTGGGATTTTGCCGCTTGCGAGCCACAAGAATGCCGAGTTTTTGCACAACGAAGTGCCCGGCATGCAAATACCGACCGACGTACGGGCGCGCATGCAATGTGCAGGAAGCGGCGCGACTGCGCGCAAAGAAGGCGTCGCGATTGCACGCGAAATGCTCTCCGCCGTGCGTCACCGCGTCGCCGGCGCGTACATCATGCCTCCGCTCGGGCGATACGAGCTCGCACTCGAGGTCATGGATGGGATCGTATGA